The window GATCTATAACCATATCCAAATCTAATGTCAGGCACTTGCGAAGCTATTGGTTTTTTAGATTTTGACTTATCAGAAAGAGGAACAGGAGTTGTCTTTAAATCATTGCCTGATTTTGCACTATCTTGTTGAACTTCTTGAGAATCATCAAATTCAGATTTTCTATCAAAACCATAATCAGCAGGAATTAGAGAAATTGACTCTACACCAGTCTGACTATTATCATTAATTTTTAACTCTTCAGTTCTTTCATTACTTAAGAGTTCTGCTCTAGTTTTATCAATTTGATTAGAATCTTCTTTATTATTTATTTGTTCAGGTATTTGTGTACTTATTGCTTGTTTACTTTGATATTGATTTGTAAAGTTCTTTAAGTACCTAGAGATAGGATTTAAACATTCAGATATATTGCTTGTATTGATTTTACTTATTTCTGTAATTGCATCTAGATCTACACAATTCATAGCAAAAGGAATTTTAGGCATACTTGTACTATGGAATGATTGAAATTCTGAAAGCTTTTCTGGAGTAAATAACAGCTGAATTCTATCAGAATAATTAATTAGAGTAGAACGACTATTCATCTCTTGCAATACATCACAAGCAATTTCATATGACATAGAATTTAAACTAACGTTTACTCTTCTTTCTTTCAAAATCTTATATTCAATTTGATCAACTGCTTTTTTTATATTATCTATATAATTGTTATAGGCCTGATTTTCTTGATTGCTTTTATCAGGTTCATCTTGACTTATAATTGATTGTCCAAATTCAGCCATAGATTCTGGCAAAGTATAGTCATCAGCACTATCTGCAATAGATATCCAAGTTAATTGATTTGAAGAAAAATTATATCTATCCAAATCATCTTCTGCTTCATCATCACTAGATGCACATTGCTCAATTTTTTCTTGAGATTCATTAAAAGATTTGAAAAAATTAAACACATTTTTAAGTGCTAAGGCAAAATATTGATAAGGTTTTGTAAAAATTGGAGTTTGATCAGGATCTAATAGAGGATTTCTTAATGGTATTACACGGGGAGTATTTTGTAAAAAATAATATTTAGTCTTAGCAATTTTAAAGCCATATTGTTCTGCTAAATTCATTAATTCTTTACTAGTATATTTAGAAAACACTAAGATTGTTTCTGAGACATGGGTATTAAAATTGTCAAAAAATTCCTTTATAATAACCTTTGCTTCTTCTTCGTTGACTAAAAAAAGACCTATTATAAGTTCCTCTTTTGGTTTTATTTTTAAATTCTGAACAAAATCTATTGGATTAAAATCTCTTTTTACTTCATCTTTTAAATAATTATTACCTCTAGGAACTTTACAATCATAATGACGATTTGTTTTAAATTCCGTCTTACTAGTTTGAGAGTCTTTAACATATTTACCAATTTCAAAATCTATACCATCACAGCCCTTACGTGGTGGTTGAGATTTTGCATTCAAATTTTTAGAAACTTTTTCAACTAAATCTTTAATTCTTTTATTATCAACCTTCTCTAAGTATTGCAAAATATCTTGATTTATGCCACTTGTTGATTTTATTTTATTAGTTAAATCTTTTACCATCATTTTCATTGAAGCTTCACAAACTTCTTCATGAAAGTCTAAAATTTGAGATTCAATTAATTCTTTTAAGCTATTTTCTACAAACTGTTCAATTGTATGAGTTCCTTTTGTTAGCTCTTTTTCAGCTTCTTTTATGAAAGAAGTAAATTTAGAATGCTCTCTAAGCGCGTCACAACAATCAGGTACAACTTGGTCTTTAGTAAGAGGTCTTCTTAACTTATCTCCTGGCCTAAAACAACCACTCTCTAATGCTGCATCAGCTGCTACGCCTTCTATAACACTATTTACAGTTTCTTTACCTCGTTCTCCATATAAAACTCTGTTTTTTGGTTGAATTTTGTCTAATATAATTTTCCCCTCAGAGGATTTAGTATTTACATCTATTATCCTATTTTTATGTTTTAATGCTTTATAGTAGGGGTAAACTTTCTTAAAAAAAGAAGAAGATTTTATGATATTTGCTAACTTAGGAATACTATAATATACAGCAGCTTCTGCAACAAAAGCTCCTAGCTCTTTTTGTATAATTTCAGGAGTAGTTTCATTACAAGTTTTTTCAGTTTCTTCTTTAAAATTTCTAAACCATTCCGCAGTGTAACTTTCTCTAACTTTACCTTCAAGTTCTATTTTTTTTGTTAATAAGTTCTGATAATTCTTTTCAAAATCTACTCTTTGTTCAGAAGACAATTTAGAATTATTTTTTAGCTCTTTTTCAATAAAATTAATCGCACTATTTACACTTTCAAGAGGGCGAACAACTTCAACTCTATGTGTTATATCTTTTAGAACAGCAGCACCAAGATTTGAACTACATAGTAAGTACATACCTTGTGCACCAAGTAGACCAAGATTAGCCTTAGGACTCAAATAGATTATACCTACTAAATTCAATATAGTTTGATGAAGATTATTAGTAAGCATATTTTGAACTTTATTCTTACCTCCTATCATCATATTCTGAATAACAGGAATTAATGTTTCAGCAACATCATTATAAGAATCTAGATCAAATTCACTCCAATCCAAGTCTTTATCATTGATAAACCCTTTCAATAAAAAGTTAGCCGATTCTTTTGCTTTATTATCTTCATGAGTAAAATCTTTAAGCAAAACTTTCTTTTCAGGAGCATTAGATAAAACTTCTTCTAATAGATTTAATTCCTTTTCAGCAGCTGGAATATCATTTGCTTCTATTAAATTAACACATTGATACAAAAGGCAAACTGCAGTTCCTTGAAAAACTTTATCTTTCGTATCGAAAAAATCTAAATTACTTTGAAGTAAATCTGCTAATCTCTCATAGCATTCAGCTTGCAATTCTGGCGTACTATGAGTTATTTGTTCTTTTATATTATCAACTATTTTTTGAGTTAGAGCTTGAGTTATACTTTGAGTTTCAGTAACCGTATCATTTTTAATTTCAGGAAACATCTTATTATTAGTAAAAGCACAACTTGCCATAGAATAATCAAAAAAACAATCTGCTGCTTTTTGTACTGCACTTTTAAATACTTGAGTAGCTTGGGTAGTAAAATTTAGTAACATACCAGATGCCTGATTAGGCACTAAAAGAAATACTAAAGATAATTTTTTAAATTTATTAAACACGCTTATAGCCTCCATTAATTTAAATTGTTTTTCTCACTGAATTTAATTTTAACGTTAATTGCAAAAAATGTCTATTGGATTTTTATTTTTATTCAGTAATATATTTAGTAATAGTGGTTTATATTTACAAAATTTTCTTTTTTGTTAATAATTAGCATTGGAATAAAAAATGAAAACAAGGAAAAAGCTATATGGCAAATAAATTAGTAAAAAGTGAATTAATGTATGCAGTTCTTGAAAATAATATTAAAGAAGTAGAAACTCTCTTAAATCAAGGTGTTGATGTAAATTTTCAAGATGCATTAGGTTATACTGCTCTTATGCACACTGTTGAATTGAATTACAAGCCTATTGCTCAATTACTTATTGATCATGGTGCTGATGTTAATATTAAAAATAATGTTGGATTTTCACCACTGATGCACGCTGTTTATTTTTCCCAAGATAAAAATCTAGCAAAATTTCTTCTTGATAATAAAGCAAATCCTAATGATGCGTTTACGCTTGCTGTTATCAAACAAAATGAAGACCTAATCAAACTTTTAATTGAATATAATACCGATATTAATTCAAAAGATCCTTTTACTGGTAAGACCGCTTTAATGTGGTCTCTTTATTTTTACTATACTACCTATCTTGGATACATTCCTCTTGATTTTGCCTTTCATCAGTGTTTTAGCTATATTATTCTTGAGACATATTTTCCTAGTCTATGGCATGATAGAGAAAAACAGTTAAAATTTATGTCTTTTCTATTTCAACAAAATTCTATAAATGTTAATACTATTGATAATTACGGATACAATGCTTTAATTATTGCCACAAAGCTTGATAATAAGTATTTTTCTAGATATAATGTTAAGACTCATATATTAAAAGATAAACTTGAAAAATTAGACAATAACTCCAAAGAATATAAAACTATAAAATATGAATTAGATGAACTAACATATTCTCCTGATTTAGTTAAATTTTTTCTTGATCAAAAGAATTATACTTTTGATCTAAATTATAAAAATTCCCTAAATAGCAATCCCTTAATATACACTATAAAATACTATAATCCTTACCTAATTAAATTATTTTTGAATTATAAGCAAGACACCTATACAATTGATATTAATAATCTTAAAGATAGTAATGGAATAAATATACTACGTAGATCAATATTAGATGAGGATATTGAAACCGTAAAACAAATTTTGCAATATAAATACCATACTTATAATATAGATCTTTATTCTGAAGATAAAAGAGGTCGTAATATTATAATAGAAGCGATTGAAAGTGATAGTTTAGAGATTTTAAACCTTATCCTAAATTACAAGAAAGAAACTATTACTATTGACCTTAATAAAAAATACAATATTTTTCTTAGCAACAATGATACTTTTATTACAACCGCATTAATATCAGCTATGGAGACAAGAAACACCGAAATAGTAAAATTAATACTAAATTATAAATCTGAATTTATTATCCTAGATGTTAATGCTACTGATAATTTTAATGGTACAGCATTAATATATGCGTCTGAAGAAAATAAAGTTGATATGGTAAAATTAATATTAGATTATAAATCAGATATTATTACTGTTGATATAAATCGAAAACTCAATACCATTGAATACACAGCCTTACTATTTGCAGTTATCAATAATAATTTAGATATAGTTAAATTATTATTTAATTATAAATCAGATATTATTACTGTTGATATAAATCAAACTCAAAAAGTAACACGCTTTGAACGAATTCCTAAAAATCGTACACTTATCCTTATTGCTGCTATGAATAACAACACTGAAATAATTGATTTACTTTTAAATTATAAATCAGAGCAAATAACATTTGATTTAAATATGCCTGATGTTAGTAATATGATAGCTTTACTTTGGGCTATCAAAAATAACAATATCGATATAGTAAATTCTCTACTAAATTATAAACATGATACATATACTATAGATATTAACTTCATAGGGCCCTATAATCAAACTGCTTTAATTTGGGCTGTTAAAAATAATAATACTGCGATTGTCAAAGCTCTTCTTAATTATAAAACTACTGTCGATATTAACTTTAGAGATAAATATGATAAAAGTGCTTTAAGTTGGGCTATTGGTAATCAAAATACCGAAATAATAGAACTACTATTAAGTTATCAAAAAGATAATTATATTATAGATCTTAATTACCTAGATAAAAATCAAGATAATTATTTAATTTTAGCAACTAAAACTAATAATGTAAAAATTGTCCAATTGATTCTCAATTATCGTGTTAAGGATTATATAATTAATATTAATAGCCAAGATAAACATGGCAAAACTGCTTTAATTTATGCTATTGAAAAAAATAATATAGATATCGTTAAAGCTCTTTTAAATTATAAACAACAAATTATTGACATCAATTTACAAGATCATAATAAATCTAATGCTTTAATGTACTCTATATCTAAAAACAATTTTGATATTGTTAAAATGCTTTTAAACTATAACTATACTATCGATTTAGATATAAAAAATAGTAATGGCAGAACTGCTTTAATGATCGCATCTAAGAAAAATAATATTGATATAGTTAATCTTATTCTTAATTATACAATTAAACCTAATATTGATGCCCAAGATTTTTATGGCTACACAGCTCTTATTATAACTACGAGAAAAAATAATATCGAAGCAGTAAAAGCTCTTTTAGATCATAATGCTAATAAATCGATTAAAGATAATTATTTTCATACCGCTTTAGATTACGCCAAAGAGCTAAAAATTAGCAAGTTAATTAAGTTTCTTTCATAAAAATCTATAAACATTTTCAAAGGATATTATGTTTCCATATAGAATTGTATCTGATTATATACTTTATATACAATTTAGAAAGAATCTAAAAATTTTAGCTCCTCCTCTTTGGATCTTAGAGATCTTAAAAAAAGATCTTATTTATCTTATTGAAGAAAATAAGGTAGAAGTTAATTCAGATTTAACAAGATTCATTCAAAGACTAAATAAAAAAGTTGATAAAAGCTATCTAAAGCGCATAGAACGTCAAGATAGGAACCCTTTAAATTACTCATCTTATTCTTTTACTTTAAAATTTCCTTATACAGGAGATAACCTAACTACCTTTGTTAATTTAGTTGAATTAGCTGTTAAAAAAGGTATACATCAAGGTTCATACGAAATAGATCTTGAAACACTAAAGAAGTTTGAAAAGGATATTGAAAGTTTTATCAGAGTTCAAACTCATCGCCAAAACAATACACTTTTAAGAAAACTTGATAAAGAAGATTTACTCTTAAGCGAATTCGCTGAAGTAATAGAATTTATTAATGAAAAAGAATATAAAATAGTTACTACTGCCAATTTTCCTCTTTATGGTATTTTTCTAGATGAGAGATTTACACTTATGCATCATATGCTTTATTTATTAAACTCAAGAACCAATATGGTAATTAAATTTAGAGATACAGTAAAAGACATTCTGGATGATCATAATAAAAAATCCCAATCTTGGCTATATCGTATGTTTGGATGGTTAGAATGGTAACAAATAAATTAGTAAAAAGTGAATTAATGTATGCAGTTCTTGAAAATAATATTAAAGAAGTAGAAACTCTCTTAAATCAAGGTGTTGATGTAAATTTTCAAGATGCATTAGGTTACGCTGCTCTTATGCATGCTGTTGAATTGAATTATAAGTCTATTTCCAAATTGCTTATCGATCATGGTGCTGATGTTAATATTAAAAACAATATTGGATTTTCACCATTGATGCATGTTGTTTATTTTTCTCAAGATAAATATATGGCAAAATTTCTTCTTGATAATAAAGCAAATGCTGATGATGCATTTACACTTGCTGTTATCAAACAAAATGAAGAACTAATTAAACTTTTAATTGAATATAATACCGATATTAATTCAAAAGATCCTTTTACTGGTAAGACCGCTTTAATGTGGTCTCTTTATTTTTACTATACTACCTATCTTGGATACATTCCTCTTGATTTTGCCTTTCATCAGTGTTTTAGCTATATTATTCTTGAGACATATTTTCCTAGTCTATGGCATGATAGAGAAAAGCAGTTAAAATTTATGTCTTTTCTATTTCAACAAAGTTCTATAGATGTTAACACTATTGATAATTATGGATACAATGCTTTAATGATTGCTACAAAGCTTGATAATAAGTATTTTTCTAGGTATAACGTTAAGACTCATATATTAAAAGATAAACTTGAAAAATTAGACAATAACTCCAATGAATATAAAACTATAAAATCTGAGTTAGATAAACTAGCATATTCTCCTGATCTAGTTCAATTTTTTCTTGATGGTAATAATAAATTTGATATCAATTACAAAAATAAGCTTCAAAGCAATAGCTTAATATATTCATTAAAATATTACAATCCTTATTTAATTGACCTATTTTTAAACTATAATAAAAATACTTTTACTCTCGACCTTAATAACCTAAAAGATAATTATGGAAATAATACTTTAAATAAAGCAATATTAAATAAAGACAA of the Candidatus Babela massiliensis genome contains:
- a CDS encoding ankyrin repeat domain-containing protein codes for the protein MANKLVKSELMYAVLENNIKEVETLLNQGVDVNFQDALGYTALMHTVELNYKPIAQLLIDHGADVNIKNNVGFSPLMHAVYFSQDKNLAKFLLDNKANPNDAFTLAVIKQNEDLIKLLIEYNTDINSKDPFTGKTALMWSLYFYYTTYLGYIPLDFAFHQCFSYIILETYFPSLWHDREKQLKFMSFLFQQNSINVNTIDNYGYNALIIATKLDNKYFSRYNVKTHILKDKLEKLDNNSKEYKTIKYELDELTYSPDLVKFFLDQKNYTFDLNYKNSLNSNPLIYTIKYYNPYLIKLFLNYKQDTYTIDINNLKDSNGINILRRSILDEDIETVKQILQYKYHTYNIDLYSEDKRGRNIIIEAIESDSLEILNLILNYKKETITIDLNKKYNIFLSNNDTFITTALISAMETRNTEIVKLILNYKSEFIILDVNATDNFNGTALIYASEENKVDMVKLILDYKSDIITVDINRKLNTIEYTALLFAVINNNLDIVKLLFNYKSDIITVDINQTQKVTRFERIPKNRTLILIAAMNNNTEIIDLLLNYKSEQITFDLNMPDVSNMIALLWAIKNNNIDIVNSLLNYKHDTYTIDINFIGPYNQTALIWAVKNNNTAIVKALLNYKTTVDINFRDKYDKSALSWAIGNQNTEIIELLLSYQKDNYIIDLNYLDKNQDNYLILATKTNNVKIVQLILNYRVKDYIININSQDKHGKTALIYAIEKNNIDIVKALLNYKQQIIDINLQDHNKSNALMYSISKNNFDIVKMLLNYNYTIDLDIKNSNGRTALMIASKKNNIDIVNLILNYTIKPNIDAQDFYGYTALIITTRKNNIEAVKALLDHNANKSIKDNYFHTALDYAKELKISKLIKFLS